A window of Pseudodesulfovibrio hydrargyri contains these coding sequences:
- a CDS encoding amino acid ABC transporter ATP-binding protein — protein MPVSDNTAVSLINLWKSFGEHTVLKGVDLTVKNGQVVCLIGGSGSGKSTMLRCINGLESFDDGKIAIAGQMFSATGQEKIAHHNLDSARQSALKKICMVFQQFNLWPHMTVLKNVMAPLQLVRKMGRKEAEARALVVLDKVGMADKKDMYPGSLSGGQQQRVAIARSLGMDPSIMLFDEPTSALDPELVGEVLSVMRELAKEGMTMVVVTHEMGFASQVADKVVFLADGQIEESGAPDQLFSQPKSDKLAAFLKTWSERNGTLN, from the coding sequence ATGCCTGTTTCCGACAATACCGCCGTCAGCCTCATCAATCTTTGGAAATCGTTCGGCGAGCATACCGTGCTCAAGGGCGTGGACCTGACCGTCAAGAACGGCCAGGTGGTCTGCCTCATCGGCGGCTCCGGCTCCGGCAAATCCACCATGCTCCGCTGCATCAACGGCCTGGAATCCTTCGACGACGGCAAGATCGCCATCGCAGGGCAGATGTTCAGCGCCACGGGCCAGGAAAAGATCGCGCACCACAACCTGGACTCGGCGCGCCAGTCCGCCCTGAAGAAGATCTGCATGGTCTTCCAGCAGTTCAACCTGTGGCCGCACATGACCGTGCTCAAAAACGTCATGGCCCCCCTGCAACTGGTCAGGAAGATGGGCCGCAAGGAGGCCGAGGCGCGGGCCCTGGTCGTCCTGGACAAGGTCGGCATGGCGGACAAGAAGGACATGTATCCCGGCAGCCTGTCCGGCGGGCAGCAACAGCGGGTGGCCATCGCCCGGTCCCTGGGCATGGATCCGTCGATCATGCTCTTCGACGAGCCCACCTCGGCCCTGGACCCGGAACTGGTCGGCGAGGTCCTGAGCGTCATGCGCGAACTTGCTAAGGAAGGAATGACGATGGTAGTCGTAACCCATGAGATGGGCTTCGCCTCCCAGGTGGCCGACAAGGTCGTCTTCCTGGCCGACGGCCAGATCGAGGAAAGCGGCGCCCCCGACCAGCTGTTTAGCCAGCCCAAGAGCGACAAGCTCGCGGCATTCCTCAAGACCTGGTCCGAACGCAACGGGACCCTGAACTGA
- a CDS encoding LysR substrate-binding domain-containing protein yields MKQLPNLDSLRFFAIAAKHLNFTRAAREMGISQSAMSQQIARLEEAVGFKLFHRQARGLTLTGKGERLLNAVRDGLGRIEHTLRELDDSSPREVMTVRTLPSIAMRWLMPRVKQFREFAPELSFRVEAEIALPDFLNDSVDVAIIYGKTDHPEWDQTFMFNDAIIPVCAPSFLEEHPIKTPADLEGKHLMHDSVPHGIYSTNWDDWFARLGMSPPKYGQGLSFSTAYMVSQSAITGQGVALTRFSLVADELENGSLVRLFDHVIFEDGFYVACPKSSLKRIAIQRFYEWIVHESAVFKERMRF; encoded by the coding sequence ATGAAGCAACTGCCCAACCTCGACAGCCTCAGGTTCTTCGCCATCGCGGCCAAGCACCTCAACTTCACCAGGGCTGCGCGGGAAATGGGCATTTCCCAGAGCGCCATGAGCCAGCAGATCGCCAGGCTGGAAGAGGCCGTCGGCTTCAAGCTTTTCCACCGCCAGGCCCGGGGATTGACCCTGACGGGCAAGGGGGAACGGCTGCTGAACGCGGTCCGCGACGGACTGGGGCGCATCGAGCACACCCTGCGGGAACTGGACGATTCCAGTCCGCGCGAAGTCATGACCGTGCGCACCCTGCCCTCCATCGCCATGCGCTGGCTCATGCCCAGGGTCAAGCAGTTCCGCGAGTTCGCCCCGGAACTCAGCTTCCGGGTGGAGGCCGAGATAGCCCTGCCCGATTTTCTCAACGACTCCGTGGACGTGGCCATCATCTACGGCAAGACGGACCATCCCGAATGGGACCAGACCTTCATGTTCAACGACGCGATCATCCCGGTCTGCGCGCCGTCCTTCCTCGAGGAGCACCCCATCAAGACCCCGGCCGACCTCGAGGGCAAGCACCTGATGCACGACTCCGTTCCCCACGGCATATACAGCACCAACTGGGACGACTGGTTCGCCCGTCTGGGCATGAGCCCGCCCAAGTACGGGCAGGGGCTCTCCTTCAGCACCGCCTACATGGTCAGCCAAAGCGCCATCACCGGACAGGGCGTGGCCCTGACCCGCTTCTCCCTGGTGGCGGACGAACTCGAGAACGGCAGCCTGGTCCGGCTGTTCGACCATGTGATCTTCGAGGACGGCTTCTACGTGGCCTGCCCGAAGTCCTCGCTCAAACGCATCGCCATCCAGCGCTTCTACGAGTGGATCGTCCATGAATCCGCCGTGTTCAAAGAGCGTATGCGCTTCTAG
- a CDS encoding aminotransferase class III-fold pyridoxal phosphate-dependent enzyme encodes MSEAYDNDRSYVLHSWSVQGKLSPKVITRGDGVFFWDENGKRYYDLGAQLVNLNIGHQHPKVVQAIKDQADKLSYVAPQFAEEMRGKLAKRIIELLPEEFGKCFFTLGGADSNENAIKIARAFTGKNKIITRFRSYHGATYGAIALTGDPRRPPVEPAMPGVIHCFDPYCYRCTFGQKPESCGMQCAEHIREIIQYETPETVAAVMMESVTGSNGILVPPKGYMERVREICDEFGILLICDEVMTGFGRTGKWFGFQNFDIVPDIVTMAKGVNSGYVPLGVVAVQKKIADFFDDAMLYCGLTYSGHPVSCAAALACLDAYEEEGHIDNAARLAPVQAELLEGLKAKHPLVGDVRSIGLFSVMEMVKDRETREPLSPWNGAPGLMAEISRRFDEKGLSVFVRWNYIFLTPPVIITEEQLRDAIALMDECLTEAEKVILDV; translated from the coding sequence ATGTCTGAAGCATATGATAACGACCGGTCCTATGTCCTCCACTCCTGGTCGGTCCAGGGCAAACTTTCCCCCAAGGTGATCACCAGGGGCGACGGCGTGTTCTTCTGGGACGAAAACGGCAAGCGCTACTACGACCTGGGCGCGCAGCTGGTGAACCTGAACATCGGGCACCAGCACCCCAAGGTGGTCCAGGCCATCAAGGACCAGGCGGACAAGCTGAGCTACGTGGCCCCGCAGTTCGCCGAGGAGATGCGCGGCAAGCTGGCCAAGCGGATCATAGAGCTGCTGCCCGAGGAATTCGGCAAGTGCTTCTTCACCCTGGGCGGCGCGGACTCCAACGAAAACGCCATCAAGATCGCCCGCGCCTTCACCGGCAAGAACAAGATCATCACCCGCTTCCGTTCCTACCACGGGGCCACCTACGGGGCCATCGCCCTGACCGGGGACCCGCGCAGGCCTCCGGTGGAACCGGCCATGCCCGGCGTGATCCACTGTTTCGATCCCTATTGCTACCGCTGCACTTTCGGCCAGAAGCCGGAATCCTGCGGCATGCAGTGCGCGGAGCACATCCGGGAAATCATCCAATACGAGACCCCGGAGACCGTGGCCGCCGTGATGATGGAATCCGTGACCGGTTCCAACGGCATCCTGGTGCCGCCCAAGGGGTACATGGAACGGGTGCGCGAGATCTGTGACGAGTTCGGCATCCTGCTCATCTGCGACGAGGTCATGACCGGCTTCGGGCGTACGGGCAAGTGGTTTGGATTCCAGAACTTCGACATCGTGCCGGACATCGTCACCATGGCCAAGGGCGTCAACTCAGGCTACGTCCCGCTGGGCGTGGTCGCGGTCCAAAAAAAGATCGCCGACTTCTTTGACGACGCCATGCTCTATTGCGGCCTGACCTATTCCGGCCACCCGGTATCCTGCGCCGCGGCCCTGGCCTGCCTGGACGCCTATGAGGAGGAAGGGCACATCGACAACGCGGCCAGGCTCGCTCCGGTCCAGGCCGAACTGCTGGAGGGGCTCAAGGCCAAACATCCCCTGGTCGGCGACGTCCGTTCCATCGGCCTGTTCAGCGTCATGGAGATGGTCAAGGACCGCGAGACCCGCGAGCCGCTCTCCCCGTGGAACGGAGCGCCGGGCCTCATGGCCGAGATATCCAGGCGCTTCGACGAAAAGGGACTGTCCGTCTTCGTGCGCTGGAACTACATCTTCCTGACCCCGCCCGTGATCATCACCGAGGAACAGCTTCGCGACGCCATCGCCCTCATGGACGAATGCCTGACCGAAGCGGAAAAAGTCATCCTGGACGTTTAA
- a CDS encoding iron-containing alcohol dehydrogenase, translating to MSVTYFQSPSRIVSGPGAVAQAGPESARFGSRALIVTGRGSSRKSGALDAVAKSLEGAGVTPVVFDQVPSDPDMLTVENGAIIARKEGCDVIVALGGGSPMDAAKGISVVLGNNAPVGDFEFRQPERQGPPIIAIPTTAGTGSEITRISIITDTERKVKMVLQGPTLIPTVAILDPELTYSVPPDFTAATGMDALTHAVEAYLSSLATPLTDIHALAAIRLIAEALIPATLNGKNAEAREKMLLGQMEAGYAFGNASTCLVHSMSRPLGAHFGIPHGKANAMLLATVMEFNRPAAPERFARLAEALGENIEGLGSREAGMAAVNALQAIFEETGLPARLSDWGVSEKDLGRLAEDAHASGSTALNCRIPTVEQIRALYEAIL from the coding sequence ATGAGCGTAACCTACTTCCAATCCCCTTCCCGGATCGTGTCCGGACCGGGCGCCGTGGCCCAGGCGGGCCCCGAGTCCGCCCGTTTCGGGAGCCGGGCCCTGATCGTGACCGGACGCGGCTCGTCCCGGAAATCCGGTGCGCTGGACGCGGTCGCCAAGTCCCTGGAGGGCGCGGGCGTGACCCCGGTCGTCTTCGACCAGGTGCCGTCCGACCCGGACATGCTCACCGTCGAGAACGGCGCGATCATCGCCAGAAAGGAAGGGTGCGACGTGATCGTGGCCCTGGGTGGAGGCAGCCCCATGGACGCGGCCAAAGGCATCTCCGTGGTCCTGGGCAACAACGCCCCGGTCGGCGACTTCGAATTCAGGCAGCCCGAGAGACAGGGCCCGCCGATCATCGCCATCCCGACTACGGCCGGGACCGGCAGCGAGATCACCCGCATCTCGATCATCACCGACACCGAACGCAAGGTCAAAATGGTCCTCCAGGGACCGACCCTGATCCCCACGGTGGCCATTCTGGACCCGGAACTGACCTATTCCGTGCCGCCGGACTTCACAGCGGCCACGGGCATGGATGCCCTGACCCACGCGGTGGAAGCGTACCTCTCCTCTTTGGCCACCCCGCTGACGGACATCCACGCCCTGGCCGCAATCCGGCTCATCGCGGAAGCGCTGATCCCGGCCACGCTCAACGGCAAGAACGCCGAAGCGCGGGAAAAGATGCTCCTGGGCCAGATGGAGGCGGGCTACGCCTTCGGCAACGCCTCCACCTGCCTGGTCCACTCCATGTCGCGCCCCCTGGGAGCGCACTTCGGCATCCCGCACGGCAAGGCCAACGCCATGCTCCTGGCCACGGTCATGGAGTTCAACCGTCCGGCCGCGCCCGAACGGTTCGCCCGTCTGGCCGAAGCCCTGGGCGAAAACATCGAGGGCCTCGGTTCCCGCGAGGCCGGAATGGCCGCCGTGAACGCCCTCCAGGCCATATTCGAGGAAACCGGCCTGCCCGCCAGGCTGTCGGACTGGGGCGTGAGCGAAAAGGACCTCGGCCGGTTGGCCGAGGACGCGCATGCCAGCGGCTCCACGGCCCTGAACTGCCGGATTCCCACCGTGGAGCAGATCCGCGCCCTGTACGAAGCGATACTCTAA
- the urtA gene encoding urea ABC transporter substrate-binding protein → MKKRLLSLILSFALALTAFAGAANAADTIKVGILHSLSGTMAISETSLKDVALMTIDEINAKGGLLGKKLEPVVVDPASNWPLFAEKARELIEKDKVAVVFGCWTSVSRKSVLPVFEELNGLLFYPVQYEGEECSYNVFYTGAAPNQQAIPAVEYLMSEDGGAAKRFVLLGTDYVYPRTTNKILRAFLHSKGVKDEDILEKYTPFGHSDYQTIIADIKKFAAAKPTCIISTINGDSNVPFYKELANQGIKAEDIPCVAFSVGEEELRGIDTKPLVGHLAAWNYFMSMDNPTNKEFVKKWKDYVKKNNLPGGDKRVTNDPMEATYIGIKMWSQAVLQAGTTDVDAVRQAMGNQAVKSPSGYTITMDPKNHHLHKPVVIGEVNEEGQFDIVWQTDGPIRAQAWSKYLPDSAKKVADWTYPNVCGNCTSPKYSD, encoded by the coding sequence ATGAAAAAACGTCTGTTGTCCCTGATTCTCAGCTTCGCCTTAGCACTCACCGCCTTTGCCGGTGCGGCCAACGCGGCCGACACCATCAAGGTCGGCATCCTGCACTCCCTGTCCGGCACCATGGCCATCAGCGAGACTTCGCTCAAGGACGTGGCCCTGATGACCATCGACGAAATCAACGCCAAGGGCGGCCTGCTGGGCAAGAAGCTCGAGCCCGTGGTCGTGGACCCGGCCTCCAACTGGCCCCTGTTCGCGGAAAAGGCGCGCGAACTGATCGAAAAGGACAAGGTAGCCGTGGTCTTCGGCTGCTGGACCTCCGTGTCCCGCAAGTCCGTCCTGCCGGTCTTCGAGGAACTCAACGGCCTGCTCTTCTACCCCGTCCAGTACGAGGGTGAGGAATGTTCCTACAACGTCTTCTATACCGGCGCGGCCCCGAACCAGCAGGCCATCCCCGCGGTGGAATACCTGATGAGCGAGGACGGCGGCGCGGCCAAGCGCTTCGTGCTGCTGGGCACCGACTACGTCTACCCCCGGACCACCAACAAGATTCTGCGCGCCTTCCTGCACTCCAAGGGCGTGAAGGACGAGGACATCCTGGAGAAGTACACCCCGTTCGGGCACAGCGACTACCAGACCATCATCGCCGACATCAAAAAATTCGCCGCCGCCAAACCCACCTGCATCATTTCCACCATCAACGGCGATTCCAACGTGCCCTTCTACAAGGAACTGGCCAACCAGGGCATCAAGGCCGAGGACATCCCCTGCGTGGCCTTCTCCGTGGGTGAGGAGGAACTGCGCGGCATCGACACCAAGCCGCTGGTCGGCCACCTGGCCGCATGGAACTACTTCATGTCCATGGACAACCCGACCAACAAGGAATTCGTCAAGAAATGGAAGGACTACGTCAAGAAGAACAACCTGCCCGGCGGTGACAAGCGCGTGACCAACGACCCCATGGAAGCCACCTACATCGGCATCAAGATGTGGTCCCAGGCCGTGCTCCAGGCCGGCACCACCGACGTGGACGCCGTGCGCCAGGCCATGGGCAACCAGGCGGTCAAGTCCCCGTCCGGCTACACCATCACCATGGACCCGAAGAACCATCACCTGCACAAGCCGGTCGTCATCGGCGAGGTCAACGAGGAAGGCCAGTTCGACATCGTCTGGCAGACCGACGGCCCCATCCGCGCCCAGGCCTGGAGCAAGTATCTGCCCGACTCCGCCAAGAAGGTCGCCGACTGGACCTACCCCAACGTCTGCGGCAACTGCACCAGCCCCAAGTACTCCGACTAG
- the urtB gene encoding urea ABC transporter permease subunit UrtB: MKRFSIVLTVLAAMLLLSAGPVRAAADYAGAVNDLAASSRSKISQAIESLQAIGNPDALAALEALQDGRLHRDGDRAVIEPESGEPYYAEDGAPFTGDLESLDTPRINNKVRRDLKPAIAAFQLTSPDREKRLLAASQLADKASPEAEDAIRTALSREKDADVKEALRVALALTTLHSPDKARRLKAIEAIGDSGNQLLMSKLTPFTEKDENGEYVEKDRDVLKAALDATTTLERKMIMVRAGRDLFYGISLGSVLLLAALGLAITFGLMGVINMAHGEMLMLGAYSTYMVQEFFLRYLPGMTGGYLIVAIPLAFMIPCAVGMLLERAVIRYLYGRPLETLLATWGISLGLIQTVRLIFGAQNVEVRNPDWLSGGFQLAEGLMITYNRLAIIIFVILVVGLVWFLLNKTPLGLQVRAVTQNRSTASAMGIYASKIDMWTFGLGSGIAGLGGLALTQVGNVGPELGQSYIVDSFLVVVLGGVGKLAGTVVGSLSLGVVNKILEPFTGAVLGKILMLALVILFIQKRPQGIFALKGRMMED, encoded by the coding sequence ATGAAACGTTTTTCCATCGTTCTCACCGTCCTGGCCGCCATGCTCCTGCTGTCGGCGGGCCCGGTCCGGGCGGCCGCCGACTACGCCGGAGCCGTGAACGACCTCGCCGCCAGCAGCCGGAGCAAGATTTCCCAGGCCATCGAGTCGCTGCAGGCCATCGGCAACCCCGACGCCCTGGCCGCCCTCGAGGCCCTGCAGGACGGCCGCCTCCACCGGGACGGCGACAGGGCCGTCATCGAGCCTGAATCCGGCGAGCCCTACTACGCCGAGGACGGCGCCCCCTTTACGGGCGACCTGGAATCCCTGGACACGCCGCGCATCAACAACAAGGTTCGCCGGGACCTCAAACCGGCCATCGCCGCCTTCCAGCTGACCTCGCCCGACCGCGAAAAACGGCTGCTCGCGGCCTCCCAACTGGCGGACAAGGCCAGCCCCGAGGCCGAGGACGCCATCCGCACGGCCCTTTCCCGGGAAAAGGACGCCGACGTCAAGGAGGCCCTGCGGGTCGCACTGGCCCTGACCACCCTGCACAGCCCGGACAAGGCGCGCAGGCTCAAGGCCATCGAGGCCATCGGCGACTCCGGCAACCAGCTGCTCATGAGCAAGCTCACGCCCTTTACCGAAAAGGACGAGAACGGCGAATACGTGGAAAAGGACCGGGACGTCCTCAAGGCGGCCCTGGACGCGACCACCACCCTGGAGCGAAAGATGATCATGGTCCGCGCCGGGCGAGACCTGTTCTACGGCATCAGCCTGGGCAGCGTGCTCCTGCTGGCCGCCCTGGGCCTGGCCATCACCTTCGGCCTCATGGGGGTCATCAACATGGCCCACGGCGAGATGCTCATGCTCGGGGCCTACTCCACCTACATGGTGCAGGAATTCTTCCTCCGCTATCTGCCCGGCATGACCGGGGGATATCTCATCGTGGCCATCCCCCTGGCCTTCATGATCCCCTGCGCGGTGGGCATGCTCCTGGAACGGGCCGTCATCCGCTATCTCTACGGGCGGCCGCTGGAGACCCTGCTGGCCACCTGGGGCATCAGCCTCGGACTGATCCAGACCGTGCGCCTCATCTTCGGCGCGCAAAACGTCGAGGTACGCAACCCGGACTGGCTGTCCGGCGGCTTCCAACTCGCCGAGGGGCTGATGATCACCTACAACCGGCTGGCCATCATCATCTTCGTCATCCTCGTCGTGGGCCTGGTCTGGTTCCTGCTCAACAAGACCCCGCTGGGGCTCCAGGTCAGGGCCGTGACCCAGAACCGCTCCACCGCCTCGGCCATGGGCATCTACGCCTCCAAGATCGACATGTGGACCTTCGGCCTGGGCTCCGGCATCGCCGGGCTCGGCGGTCTGGCCCTGACCCAGGTCGGCAACGTCGGCCCGGAACTCGGCCAGTCCTACATCGTGGACTCCTTCCTGGTCGTGGTCCTCGGCGGCGTGGGCAAGCTCGCGGGCACCGTGGTCGGCTCCCTCAGCCTCGGCGTGGTCAACAAGATCCTCGAGCCCTTCACCGGGGCCGTGCTGGGCAAGATCCTGATGCTGGCGCTGGTCATCCTGTTCATTCAAAAGCGGCCGCAGGGCATCTTCGCCCTCAAGGGCCGCATGATGGAGGACTGA